A window from Anomalospiza imberbis isolate Cuckoo-Finch-1a 21T00152 chromosome 30, ASM3175350v1, whole genome shotgun sequence encodes these proteins:
- the LOC137463864 gene encoding olfactory receptor 14I1-like — protein sequence MSNSSSISHFLLLALADTRQLQLLHFCLFLGISLAALLGNGLIISAVACGHHLHTPMFFFLLNLALSDLGSICTTVPKAMHNSLWDTTTISYTGCAAQLFFFVFFISAELALLTVMCYDRYVSICKPLHYGTLLGSRACAHMAAAAWASGFLNALLHTANTFSLPLCHGNALGQFFCEIPHILKLSCSKSHHRKFGLVAVSVCLAFGCFVFMVFSYVQIFRAVLRIPSEQGRHKAFSTCLPHLAVLSLFISTGAFSYLKPPSISSPSLDLSVSVLYSVVPPALNPLIYSLRNQELKAAVWRLMTGCFQEH from the coding sequence atgtccaacagcagctccatcagccacttcctcctgctggcactggcagacacgcggcagctgcagctcctgcacttctgcctcttcctgggcatctccctggctgccctcctgggcaacggcctcatcatcagcgccgtagcctgcggccaccacctgcacacgcccatgttcttcttcctgctcaacctggccctcagcgacctgggctccatctgcaccactgtccccaaagccatgcacaattccctctgggacaccaccaccatctcctacacaggatgtgctgctcagctctttttctttgtgttcttcatctcagcagagcttgCCCTCCTGACCgtcatgtgctacgaccgctacgtgtccatctgcaaacccctgcactacgggaccctcctgggcagtagagcttgtgcccacatggcagcagctgcctgggccagtggctttctcaatgctctgctgcacacggccaatacattttccctgcccctgtgccatggcaatgccctgggccagttcttctgtgaaatcccacacatcctcaagctctcctgctccaaatcccaccaCAGGAAATTTGGGCTCGTTGCAGTTAGTGTCTGTTTggcatttggttgttttgtgttcatggttttctcctatgtgcagatcttcagggccgtgctgaggatcccctctgagcagggacggcacaaagccttttccacctgcctccctcacctggctgtgctCTCCCTGTTTATCAGCACTGGGGCATTttcctacctgaagcccccctccatctcctcgccatccctggatctgtcagtgtctgttctgtactcagtggtgcctccagccctgaaccccctcatctacagcctgaggaaccaggagctcaaggctgcagtgtggagactgatgactggatgctttcaggaacattaa